A stretch of DNA from Mauremys mutica isolate MM-2020 ecotype Southern chromosome 25, ASM2049712v1, whole genome shotgun sequence:
TTCTtgctggccagtcaggatcaggtccacCCGGAGGCCTCCAGTTTCTGCCCGGTGTCGCTGGCCGAGTGTTGGGATCTGGCAGCTCTGGTCTTGGAGTTTGTTCCCAaagaccccagtttatatagtgaaacctGAGTCCGACTTAACTCTACCTGAACCAATCCTTTTACTACCCAATCCTAACCAAATTCTCTACCCACTCCTACCCCACCccgggccggtgcaaccatttcggcgacctaggcggtcgcctagggcgctaggatttgggggggcgccattttcttcagcagcgaccgcggcggccggatcttcggccaccccggtcgccgccagcatttaggcggagacCGGTTAGGGTAGGGgggctcacccctgccccgcctcctccctgagcacaccatCGCCGCTtcatttctcccgcctcccaggcttgaggcgccaatcagcttaggcgccacaagcctgggaagcGGGAGAAGTGAAACGGcgatggcatgctcggggaggaggcggggcagggcgggtgccgcagggcggagggtggggagctgtcccggggctgctctaagttacacccGGGACTGGGCCGCACCCTGCTCGGCCCTAGAATAGGGAGAATGCAGAGTGGCCATAAAGCTAGCGCTTCCTCTGGCGCTGCCACTGGGAATCAGCCTCGGCTCCCTCTCTCTGCTAGGTGTTCGGGAGAGCGCTGCTGCGATGGTCAGTGCTGTAGCCTACACCCAGGAGTCCGGGAGGAGACGAACCCGTTCGGGTAAGAGTTAGAGGAGTTCATGTCCCTTGATCCGCATCGACTccgggccccccagccccaggaacagCAGGTGCGCGGGGTAAGGGACGCTACCCcgcacaggggtgctgtgagcaGAGATCAGGCTGGATGGcccgggggagggcaggggctgctggGTCACTTGGGCCTGGCGCTGTGTCCAAGCGGGGCAGGAGGGGTGACTCTGTCCTCCAAAGAGGGGCGGGTTAGGGGCCAGAACCAAAGCCCCTGGGTGCTAGTGACATCAGTGGCCATGGAAACGCCGAGGGAGAGCCTGGTCCGCATGGCAGCGGAGGCCCAGCTGGGCGGGAAGCTGGGTGCCCTTTGTGGGCACCTCCGGGCAGGAGGAAGGCTGTTGCTATGGCAACGTAGCGATGATGGCAGTGCCCGGTGGCCCTGATGAAGAGAAAGACCCtgaagaatggggggggggatgttGTGGGGCACGACTAGGGACATGAGGTGGGGTACACGGCGCTTGGTGACGGCGGCGGCCGATGGGCCGGGATTCTGGAGCAACCAGCTCCCTCCGGGCGCCAGTGTCCATCTCGGCCCCCCACCGTCCCCCCGCAGCCCGTGATCGCACCTGGCCCTGCCCTCTGCAGCCACGTGTCTCTCTCCCCGCAGACTCATCTTCATCCTCACTGGCATGATAATGGGGTTCGTGTGCCTCTTCGCCGCCTGCAAGTGCCTCAAGGCCCGTGCCGCGCTGCACGAGACGGAGGGCGTCCAACCGGCGCAGCCCCAGGTCCCGCCTGCCCCCAGGACGACCCCTCCCGGGcccccctcccagcagccccaggagGATCCTCCGCCCTACAGCGAGGTGGGTTCCGTCTGTCTGCCCGTGGAGCAGCCGGCACAGTTGCTACAGCCGTTGCCAGCCCCCCGCCAGCTGGTGCAGAACTGAGTCCCCTAGGGCTCCGCCCGCCGTGCCCCGGCTCCTCCTGGATCTCTACGGCTCGGAGCCCATCAGTGCCCGCTGGCCGGTGGGGGTGTGAGCCCGGATTAGCATCAtgggaggtgggggagcagggctcggaTGGCAGCGTTGGCCACTGGCTGGTGCATTGCTGGCTCCCCTGTGCAGCACCGAGCAAGCCGGCTTGATTGGCTCTGGCTCCAAATCAGTTCGTTCTCCTCTAGCACCTTCCCTCGCCAGATCCTGCTCTGCCCGGCCCCCTGCGCCGATCCCTGGCCCCAACTCCCCTTCCCGAACTGGGGATGGAATCCAGGGCTCCCAGTCACCtgccctgctctacccactagaccacacttccTCCCCGGTGACCCCAAATGTCTCTCGGCTGCGGGCTCGGCGGGCGCCTGGCAGAGCTGCCTGACACCCTTCCATTCCTAGGTGGCGTCAAAGCCGTTCCTGTACCCGCTCCCTGACATCCCGCCGCCCTGTTACAGCAACATCATCATGGCAGACCCTCCGGCAACAGGCGTTAACCACCAGACCACGCTCTAGGGGGCACCACAGAGCTCGCCGCCTGCTGGTGTCACCTTGGGGCAGTGGCCattaacacccccccacacacacaccgccaATCGCTCTCCAACGACTGCCATGATAAGCCACCCCCCTGCCATGGGGGCACCAGCCAGGAAGGGGCAAGGGCACCGTGGCAGGACATTCCCCCAGCAGGAACCACTCCCCATGGACTCCGCCCTGTGCTGCGGACCCCAGTAGGGTGGGGGTGAGGttgggggctgccagggctgggctggggggggggtcctttgATGCAGTATTGCAGGGGACAGCGGTCAGGCTGCCCCCTCTGGTTGAAATACTCAAAGAGGACACTGGGCCTGCTTTGAGTGGCATCGTGACCCCGCGTGCCAGGGCCCAACACCATTCAAATATGGCCCGGCTGCCCCTCCGTCAGACACGCCCCTCAGATATGGCCCGTCCGCCTGTTTGATGCAGGGGCAGGCGGGCCCAATTTGAATGATGTTGCTGGAACCTGGCACATAGGGTGGCAACGCTGCTCAAATCTGAGCCCCGGTGCCTCTCTGACATGCACAGCCCATTGTTTTTAAAGccaaggttggcaaccctagttcaaCCCCACAGCTTGGCACCATCAATCATGTGTGGTTtgaggggggggagggcagggtgggTGCTGTGAACTCACAAGTTCTTCTGAGCCCTCCGCAGTGGGTCTTTTGCATCATGAaaggccaggggcagcagagctcCGTGGCCAGTGCTGAATGCTTCAGAGGGCTGAATGCCACCCCCAGTGTATTGTGTTGTGCAGCAGGCAGGGAGATTCCTGCCTGACCCCCAGCAGGGGCTCAGCCCAGGCCTTGAAGCATGGGGATCACTGGGGCGGTTGCGCGTCACAAGATTATCACCTGGTGATTCAAATGAGGCACCCAAAAATGGCCATCAGCATCTGCAACTTCAGCCAGGGAGAGGTCAGGGGTGAGGCAGGcgcttccccaggactccctcCTGCGGGGGTCTTGCATCTTCCTCAGAtggtcctgcaccccccaccccctcgccccCATGGCCAGAGACAGGGGCCCGAGCCCACCTTACCTTGGCACTGGCTGACTTTTTTTTGCATGGCCCGCTTGACTCACCAGGCGATAATCTTGATACTCAAGCCGTGGGGTTGAACCTCATCATCTTTCACAAATGTGGTCTGTGCATGATAGAGGGGCACCAGGGCCAGACATGAGCCACGCCGCAACCCTGCGTGCCGGGTGTAACATCCTTCAGATTGGGCCTGGCTGCATCAAAAGGGCAGCGGGGCCAAACTGGAGGGGTgctggagcctggcctggggggaggggtccgAACCCCACTCACCTCAGGCCCCTCCCTGTATGTGAAATGGGCCGTTAGCCCTGGCGGCTGCTGCCTCAGGCTGTTTGCTTGTTCACCTGCTTGCCCTGTGTCATTAGCCAACGGGCCAAACCGAGCTGCTTTTATTTATACGTCCAAAACCTGACTGCGTCTTGTTTGCTGTGTACGTGCGAGGGCCTGGTCGCACGAGGACCCAAATCAGTCCAAGTGAACTGCTGGCCTGCGTGGAATCTGCAGGGGGCGCCAGCGAGCTGAGGCTCGGTTCCCCCATTGGAGTAGGGGGGTGACCTGTGAAGGGGCAATGTTGTGGGGCGGGGGTATAACTGGTCTTATTGGAAACCCAGGGCCACTtctaaaggcccctcccccagcctagcgGGAGGGACCACTGGACCCAGGGACCAAATGAGcacgggggacaacaaatgagaaAAACAGGACTTGAGGTGAAGGTCATAGCTTCAGAACGAGGGTAGCGgctggggacaccgagcagagaccccgccccagacatcgcccactgctcctcaaaggcatcaagggagccagcggacgctgcCCAGTGGagctctgcccggatgcgtgaaactggggaggaagggaaatagGCCCCAGTCGCAGAGCCCCCTcgtccatcctcctcctcctggtaGTGTAGATGGAGCGTTTGGCCAGGGCCGGGAGGAGATTGACCAGGAGGTcacgcgacttcgtggggccacggatggggtgTGCAAAAAGGAACAGGtgcggggaaaagtgcagccagaccCTCAAccagaggttctggaggagccggaataggggctgcaacctggcgcattcAGGATGGGCGTGCGCCAGGTTCTCcctcacgccgcaaaaggggcaggcctCGGGCACGGGTGCGAGCCGCGCCAgctacacgcccgtgctcacggctcAACCAATGTCCCCGGCGGGCTGTGGGACCAAGGTGGAATgaaggctggcccaccggggctcctcaccctctggaggtggaagagagtCCTGCCatttggtgtcggggcgggacgcgagggtgagtgGGGCTGAACCTTCCCATAGGGGAGCTGGgcgatggaggggtggggagtggaaggcagcagagctgggggctggaggaCAGGTCAGAGgctcgggtgggggggggtgaagctGGAGGAGAGAGCTCCCGGCTgagctggcagggtggggtcagtggggcagggagcagggtggggacacagggaggggacAGGCGCCCACTGCGCCAATAGGAGACAAGGTGTCCAGGGGGTGCCGCTGTCCTTTGGCCCCAGCATTTGCCCCACCCTGGTCCCgtccagagagcaggcagctgctgcagcgCCCGGCTCCTCACAGGGGGCAATAAAAGCGGCTCCCGCCCCAGGCAATCACGTGGCGAGTTGCTACACTCTGGACTTTGCTAAGTTCCACGGGCCGAGCCCCTGAGCATCCGCtggccctgcgggggggggggcgggggggggcaggtcccAGCCTGGCACATGGGGCAGGGACAAGGACAGAGGTGGctttaaatctcctttgctgtctCCACACTGTGGGACCGGCCAGACACTCCCCTTATCTCCCTGGAAGCTGGTGCTGCAGGCCAGGCCAGCGTCAGCGCAAACAACTCTCTAGCGTCCCACCTGCCCGCCAGGCACTGTCCCGTGGGATGCTCTggcgccagccaaaaaggttccAGGGACCTTCTCAGTGCAACCTCGTCTCCTTCGGGGCCAGACTCAGAGCTCTTCAGAGCATTAACCCTGGCGGCGTTTCAAGTGGGGGCTCGtccaggatttcaactgggaagtctctgaaggtCGGGATGGGCTTCCTCAGCTAGGgcaagtatgtaacccacacaccccctgggtGTGGTGTTGTGGCACCAAGACCACGTAGAGAGATTCATGAGTTTGCCGtacagcagggggtggcagcctttcagaagtgcggtgccgagtcttcatttattcactctcatttaaggtttcacgtgccagtgatacattttaacatttttagaaggtctctttctataagtctataatatagaactaaactattgtcgtatgtaaattaaataaggtttttaaaatgtttaagacccTTCAttaaaaattcaattaaaatgcagagccccctggaccggtggccaggacctgggcagtgtgagtgccactgaaaatcagctcacatgccgccttcagcgcccgtgccataggttacctaccgctgccctacagccttagctaacagccaggtggcttttagttcatgcactaagctccagaggcccccgGTTCGATCCTGCCTGCGGACAACCAGGATCGGTCGGTGTTACACATGCGCCCAGCATTTTCTCGTGTGAGCTCTGCTCCCCCCTGTGATCCCCAAAGTGCCAGCTGAGCCCGCGTCCTTGCTGAGCAGAACATTTCGTGCCTTACTGCCGAGAAATGTGGAGCGTCAGGAAATAAGccagcagccagcagggcaggaAGGGAGATCCAGGACCAGACAGTGCCAAGGTACACATGACAGAGCGGATGGGGAGTAACCCAGCTGGGACCAGCAGCAGACAACTGGAGGGAGCTGTGGCAAGGGTGCTGGTATCTCTTCCACTTGTACCCACCCGACGGTGCTGGCACCACCCTCAGCTTCACCCCCTTGGTTTTTCAGCCGCCACAAGCTCATACTGGGCAGCTGGTGCTTGGTTAGCCACAGAGGGGATGGTGAGTCAGAGCTGCAGCTTGCAGGTCGGGCATCTGGACTGGCACCAATCTGCACTCTCTGGGCAGCCATAGTGGTACCACAGCTGCAGGACTGGATATGCAGACAGGCACCGCCGCCTCCGATTCAGGCATCAAACCAAGCGTTACAACCTCCGGACCAACCGCCCGgcccagacagggccggctttaggcctattccaccaattcaccgaaatcgggccccgcgcccagtgagaatcccttccctggctagaggagcctttttaatttttactcacctggcggcgctttgggtcttcagcgacacttcggcagcgggtcattcagtgttgctgaagacctggagccagtaaaggactcaccgccgaagtgctgccaaagacacaGAGCACCGCACAGTGAGTACAACGCCAGGTATTTTTTTTACGTTTtctttttaagtcatccctgccagaggcccgtcgaaactgtttgaattgggctcCGAACTTCCTAAAGCAAGCTCTGTACTTAGAAACCCTAagcctagggtgggaagccctacccataggaaccctaaaccgagctcagagtgccctacctatagaaaccctaaccctagctccaagtaccctacccacaggaaccctgaccctagctccaaatgccctacacttaagaaccctaaccctagagcaggaagccctacccacaggaaccctgaccctagctccaagtgccctacccagaggaaccttaaccctagagcaggaagccctacccttaggaaccctaaccctagctccacgtcccctattcataggaacccttaccctagggagGGGcacccttcccataggaaccctaacactagctccaagtgccctacccttaggaaccctaaccctagggcaggaagccctacccacaggaaccctgaccctagctccacgtgccctacccagaggaaccttaaccctagtgcaggaagccctacacataggaaccgttATCCTAGCTCCAAgctccctacccatagaaacccaaaccctagctccaagttccctacccttcGGAaacctaaccatagggcgggaatccctatccataggaaccgttATCCTATCCTCGAGTTCCCTaaccacaggaaccctaaacctagagcGGGGtgccctatgcataggaaccctcatcctagctccaagtgccctaccaataggaaccctaaccctagctccacgtcacctactcttaggaaccctaaccctagctccaagtgccctacccttaagaATCCTAACCCTTTCATTgagaagccctaaccataggaaccctaaccctagctccatgtgccgtACTCATacgaacccttaccctagctccaagtgccctacctataggaacactaaacctagggctggaagcactacccataggaatcctaaccgtagctccaagtgccctacccataggaaccctaaccctagctccaagtgcccttcccataggaaccctaaccctagctccaagggccccaCCCTTAGAAAACCTAAGCCTAgagcgggaagcactacccataggaaccgtaaccctagctccaagttccctacacataggaacccttaaCCTTGGGTGGGACACcatacccatatgaaccctaaccctagctcgaagtgccctacccttaggaaccctaatcccatagcaggaagccctacccacaggaaccctgaccctagctccaagtgtcctccCCTTAAGAATCCTAACCCTTTGGTTgagaagccctaaccataggaacactaaccctagctccaagtgccctacccataggaacccttatcctagctccaagtgccctacccataggaaccctaaccctagcctcaAGGGCCTtactcataggaacccttacccttgggtggggcaccatacccatacgaaccctaatcCTAACTTCAAGTTCCctatccttaggaaccctaaccttacgGAGGGAATCCCTGTCCATAGGAACCGTAATCCTATCCTCGAGTTCCCTAACCATAGGAAACCTAAAACTAGAGCGGGGtgccctatgcataggaaccctcatcctagctccaagtgccctacccttaggaaccctaaccctagggtgggaagccctacccataggaaccctaaccctcgggaGGGGaacccaacccataggaaccttcatcttagctccaagtgccctacccttaggaaccctaaccctagctccaagctccctacccataggaaccctaaccctagctccaagctccctacccataggaaccctaaccttagcctcaagtgctctacacataggaaccctaacgctagctccaagtgcccaacccttaggaaccctaacccttgggctggaagccctacccataggaaccctaaccctagctccaagtgccctacccttaagaATCCTAACCCTTTGGTTGAGaatccctaaccataggaacactaaccctagctgcaagtgccctacccataggaaccctaaccctacctccaagtgtcctactcataggaaccctaaccctagctccaagtgccctacccataggaaccctaaccctagctccaagtgtcctactcataggaaccctaaccctaggtccaagggccctacacttaggaatcctaaccctagctccaaattccctacccataggaaccttaaccttagggctggaagccctacccataagaaccctaaccctagctccaagtgccctacatataggaaccctaaccctagctccaagtgccctacccttaggaaccctaaccctagggctggaagccctacacgtaggaaccccaaccctagctccaagtgccctacccataggaaccctgaccctagctccaagttccctccCCTTAAGAATCCTAACCCTTTGGTTGAGAAGCCCTaaccatagtaaccctaaccctagctcccagtgccctacccataggaaccctaaccctagcccctagtgccctacccagaggaaccttAAACCTgtgcaggaagccctacccataggaacactaaccctagctcgaagtgccctacccataggaacccttatcctatctacaagtgccctacccataggcaccctaaccctagctccaagagccctaactttaggaaccctaaccctagctccaaactcc
This window harbors:
- the TMEM92 gene encoding transmembrane protein 92; this encodes MPPPRRPPAHLLLVCLFASFQQWLAAPKLRRASPMQPGPGDLPARGLLGAASAWFRFCLTVRRMVSPGTLLLCGISLCSGERCCDGQCCSLHPGVREETNPFGLIFILTGMIMGFVCLFAACKCLKARAALHETEGVQPAQPQVPPAPRTTPPGPPSQQPQEDPPPYSEVASKPFLYPLPDIPPPCYSNIIMADPPATGVNHQTTL